The following is a genomic window from Nicotiana tabacum cultivar K326 chromosome 3, ASM71507v2, whole genome shotgun sequence.
GCATATTCTTATTACACAAAACTCCAAAagcaagcctccatttcatcgATCCCCCTCCAATATGACGAGTAATTTCAACTCTAAAAAGTCGTTTTTCAAAATTCTCACTCAGATCACTCATAAAACTTAAAATgcaatccaaaattatattcatgtccaaacacaactctaatttttaaatactattttcacttgaaaaaaattattttttttttgaaattttacaattcttatatcCAAACACCTACTAAGTCACGGCTATATCCCTTCCCGATAGTGAACTTTGACCGTGATATAGCTATGATTTTAGGAGAGGAAGAATGGGGAAAACCTAGGAGAGTGATAGAGATGGAGCTAAATTTTAACTCTATAGGTTTTGAATTATAGAATAAAAACTTTATACTAATAAATTAATATGTGTACATATTAATAAACTTTTAACACAATACACTATTTTACCAAAAGCCACTGGTTTGGCAGACCGAACACGTATAAAATGTAAAGGAAGCATTAAAAAGTTTTAACGtgtaatataacaacaacaacaacaataacccagtataatgTTACTAATAAGGTTtgaggagggtaatgtgtacgcagaccttacctctaccatgggtagagagactgttttcaaatagaccctcggcatccttccaagaactccccaccttactcttggggtgactcgaactcacaacctgtTGGTTAGCAACCCCTCTTATCTACTAACGTGTAATACTAAGttcattattatttttactaGATTATCAACTACAACATTTATGTAAAGATTTATTTATAATTACCTAATAAATATTCTGATTCTGCAAAGAAGAAAAATGCTACTCCTATTTGATTTATCCAattgattttgttttattttccatttaaattgaaaattttgattttctTCCCATCTTTTGCAAAAAAATGTGCAGAGGCAATAACAATGCACGCTGATTTTCTGTTAACTGTCACGTGATATCTTTTGTACGTAGCAAATCAGCTAAAGGCCCAATCCCAAAAGGGGGACAAAGCAAATTCCGTCCCgaaaaaagacaaacaaaaacaGTAAATTACTGACTGATACTTAAATATCCCCATTTAATTCTCGTCACGCAAAAATGCAACAGAGAGTGGCAGTTTCGCAAATTTAGTTATAATCTGAGGGTTAACTTGATGTTTCTGGTACTCGCTTTAGGATATCTGTAAAGCACAAAACGTTTCAATGGAAAAAGATGAGAAACTCTTGCTTTTAGTCCCTCAGTTATTCATAAATTTCGATTAGGGTCCTTTGATATCTAATTTAAGCATATTAAgactttaattattttaaatgtcCACTTTTGACTTCGTGCTTTTGAATTCATGCATATTTAAACTACTAATTAAACAATTACCTTGTGTTATGTTAAATTTTACTATCTACTTCGAGTGTCATAACTCCTAATACCCAATTCAATTCATATGATATTTCTTTTATGTTGAGATGTTAAAACAAAAAAATCTacactttaaaaaaaattaagttcgTTAACTATTCAAATTCTTAAATTCGAATTGATATTTGTTTATAAAACTATCGATTCTATCATTATTTTATCTCACTTTGAGAACACTATACTTACTTCATGGGAAGGGGAGGTTTAGTCTTTTGCCAAAAATGACGGGTAAGGTTGCATACAATAGACTATTATGATCTAGATTATACCCGGACTCCGCCCATAGCGAGAGCTTAATGTACTGAATTATCCTTTTTATACTTACTTCATGTGTTTCAATGTATCTCTTCCCAtgttgaaatgttaaaaaatattcacatcatttttaaatttcataagttttcaaatTTCACATTATATAATACATAATCAAATTAATAACTTAGATttcatatcaaatcaattgcctTCTCATCAAAATGAGGTGGAGGTACTATAAAAACAGATCTAATATAgcatatttttttatatacagggatcaaatacatattttaagtaagttaacATGCTGAATATGTTCAGTGAAGTATTATTGCAAAGAACAAAACAAAGATTTATCAAATAACCAAAGGACTAAAACTGCAATTATCCAAAGAACACACAAAACGTTTCCGATTTTCCACTTCCTATAAATACCCCAACAACCCAGCGGTGTCACTCCCACTTTTATCCAATTCATTTTGCATTCCTGCTTTCTCTCTCTagctcttcttcttctccatttctCCTTCTTCTGTACGTCTCCTTTTCTCTCTCCTAGGGTTTGTAACAATGGCGCTAGAAGAAGCACAGAACGGAGGAGCTGATCAGAAGGAAGCAACTAAGACCGCCGTTGCAGCGGTCACTTTCACGGCGGTGAAGCCACAGCTGTTCGTGGAGGCACCGAAGGCGAACGACGCCGTACAGTTCTACAAAAATGCTTTCGGTGCTGAGGAAGTGACACGTGTCAACCAGAAGAGGAAGGCGGAGCAGGAGATACCTCTCCTCTCCTCCGTTGAGCTAAAGCTTGGTTCCTCTTCCTTCCTTGTCTCTGACCTTACTGATGATGTCTCTTCTGCTCCGTACGTAtttctaattttttatttattttttgcgtATTTTTGCATGTTATCGACTTGGTTTCTCATGTTTGTTTCTAAAAACCTTCCGATCTGTTGAGTTTCTTAAACAACAGTTggaaaaaaatttataaaattaaattatgtTGTAGATATTTTGAAGAACAATAGGTGTGTTGAAATTTTTTTGAGTGGTTTCCGGAAAGTATGTTTGACAAAAAGTTGTACTGTAACTAGTTTTTCtcttgaaatttttataaatgttCTCACAAGTAAAACGCCACTTCAATGTTCTGTTGACTATTTGTATGAGTCATTATTAGGTGTATTTGTTCTGTGTTTTGCGTTTTGTACCTGcttttattatttgagaagtagCTAATGTGAGATACTTTTGTTGTATGGTTTTGAATGTGAGTAGTTTTTCtaagtttaaatattttgaagAAACACAAGGTTaatgtaaaaatattttaataaattttttggaaaaagtaattgaaaattttatattcCTAATAGTTTCTCTTAAATAAAATGTCAACAAGTATTAAGATACAAACGCCATGTTAGCCATTCTATCAACTTGTGTTTTTGATGATGTAGAGGTATATTTGCTGCGTGTTTTACGTTTTTAAGCTACGTTTGTTTATTGGGAATGATATGTTGTATGCTTTTGGATACGAAAATTATACTTTGCTGTAGATATATTTGAAGAACCTTCAACATTCGTggtaattattttgaaaaaactttGGAAATAGTGTTTTAAGGAAAAAACGTTTAacaaatttttacaaaaattgtCTTACGATCTGTCTACTTGTGTATTTACTGACCGATATTCAGGTGTATTTGCTCTTTGtataatattttatatgtttAGAAACTACATAAAATTACTTTTAAATTAAGTCGCCATTTTATATAATATTGATTTTTTTCAAGCAATTTTCCATTTGCTGTCTGGTCAGTGTCAAGGCTGCTACTACTGGATGTGTTTTCTGCTTGGAGACTGAGGATGCGGAAGCTGCTGTAGCCAAGGCTGTCTCTGCTGGCGCTGTTTCTGAGGGCGAAATAGCCGAAGGTGATGGTGTTGCTTATTGCGGTGGGCGTGTGGGAAAGCTGAAGGATCCTTATGGCAATATCTGGATGATTTGCTCTCCTGTTAATAAATCCGAGTAAATGAAATGCCCCAAAGTGTCGTCTCTTTTTTGCTGCTTGCTCTTGTTCAGTACTACTTTGCTTTATGACTCTAATGAAATCCGGTTTTCTAATACCGAAGAAACTTTGATATAACTCTAGTTAGGTGTTAATGGAGGGGTTCAGTTTGACAGTTTGGTATATTGTTGATTTTGAACAGTGAAAACTTTTTTCTGTAGTTAATCTGACATCTTCCTTCTAGTAGATGATTTCTGCTTGTTACTGATTAATTACAGTATTAATTATTGTTGGATGCTTGCTTTGTTTTTTCTATTGTCCTGTTGCCTCGTTAGCCAAAAATGATGGAATATATACCACAGCGGAAACAATAACAGAATCTTATTCGCATGTAATCTAAACAACTAGTATGCATGGAGattttaggattacctcttgaagcgtaaacACAACAAATCTAGGTCGTTCTCCAGTTTCTCAGTTGAAAACACACTAGCAGCTttccacagtcttctactgtgttacccaaacaataaccgaaaaaaagagaattttgggtgggcaaaattctagtagaaACCGCAGTCAGAATCATGAAAAAAACGTCCAGcccttatatccatatatatagctgcgttttttaggtcaaaaccgttttcaaaacctgttaggtttccttctcccactaagggacggtttccacgttttctttcccactaagtaaccgtttccactattttctattatttaggcacagtagggaccacagaatttaattaacaaggcttcctattatgatattaatttcgaaattctgaaactaatttccatcataataaattacgaattattccactaaaaattcgtaattgcactccttagttcaatttcgaaattcttccataaaaccttatttaactccccatgttaagattcagatactaatcaatcaaattaaattactgactatttaatttattgattacttcctttagacttacacttaacttatttcatgtgtcggatacaaaatccaccggccgggtttacacatgaaaacttataagctttcataaaggagtatcatcaatctcaaaattgagacatggattccatcaactaattattacttcgccaatgtatatcattgttatccaatttaTCAGGCTTATTGATTCGCGAAAGAATCTcgtcttttaataaatcaaaacaataagtgacatacacagctaataataattatatcaggattaagagtataagtacattaaatggactagagaaattattttataaagtcagtataaaatactcatctctacttgatccgttcaatacatacaaaatgtactagcacaagaagttggaattaaaccattcccataatcaagataaattatatttaatcttgtgctacaatcattccgatgatttgtccaattccatcattagattgtgaacattaacttttatgtcttacaagaatcgatgatttaatctttcgtgtataagctaaactctatacactaaatcatctactatgtaagcaatggacgcacaaaccaacacatgatctatttaaaatgaaactttattgaatttaaacaagtaaataaataattgttcataaaaaatactataacaatacgcatgacttatagtatattctaacaaAAAATTAGGTCTCTTAAAACTTGAGAAAGCTAAGCGGTACGTGCTGTGTCATTAAAGGCTATGTACGTAGGTTTTGGGGCTTGGTTGATTTCTCGATTAATGATAATTTATCTTACTTTGATAACTTTTTTATGTGTTTGTTTCTTCTTGCTGTAACGTTGTTTTAAAGAACCCGCATGGATTGAAAATATTTTAGTATGATTTTAACATATTTTAGTTTTTACTTATAAATTTCGTAGCTTTTTGTTCAAGTGGAAATTATGTTCAAACGCATTTCGAAGACATTCTTCACATTTTCAACGAAATATTTTTATGCACATTGTTTTGCTTATACTATTGAAAACTTAGCTAGCTTTTGGACATAGAtttcaaaatttgttttaaaaaatttattttgggtgaagtttggtcgaagagaaaatgtgtttggacatcaatTTTCAAGACATATTTCTCAAATTTATTTTGTAAAGTCATGAAACATGATTTATACCCACAAGttttaaaaactatcacaaatatccaacaataccattatcaataacattcattatattagtTCAAACCATAGTTCAAcacaaataaatttggtacaaaatcatcatttttataatgatttATATGATACAttatcagatgaccgagaaaaCGAAGTAATAttgggcaattttta
Proteins encoded in this region:
- the LOC107830207 gene encoding uncharacterized protein At5g48480-like; protein product: MALEEAQNGGADQKEATKTAVAAVTFTAVKPQLFVEAPKANDAVQFYKNAFGAEEVTRVNQKRKAEQEIPLLSSVELKLGSSSFLVSDLTDDVSSAPVKAATTGCVFCLETEDAEAAVAKAVSAGAVSEGEIAEGDGVAYCGGRVGKLKDPYGNIWMICSPVNKSE